Part of the Limihaloglobus sulfuriphilus genome is shown below.
TCCAGCCTTTCGTTCCGATACGTCTTCCGGCGCCGTCAATACGTGCCTCGGAGACATAAAGCCTCTCTACATCGGCTTCCTGCTCGTCGGCGTTGGAAATCGCTGTTTCAAGCACCTTGCGAACCATTTCCGCGGAACGCTTTGGGGTGAACTTGAGTGTATCAAGTGCATCCTGAGCGGTGCGTCCGGCAATCAGCCTGGCTACCAGCCTGGCCTTTGTCGGCGAGGTTGGTGCGTACTTATGACGCGAGCTCCATTGGCTTATAGCGTTTACAGAAACATGAAGTCCCCGGGCCAGAGCCTCGATATCCTCGCTGGTTGGCATCGGTTTATAAAGGCAGTTCTGCCAGTTTTTAACCGCTGCCAAAGCCTGTTTTTCAGTTCGGCCGCCGATACGCACCATCTCCGCAAGCTCTTGCGAGCTTACACCGTTGGTACGGGCATATTCTTTTAGTTTTATTCCGTTTAACATGTTTTATAATCCTGAAGTTTTATCTTCTGCAATTACTTACTGCCGGAGTGGCCTTTGAAGGTTCTGGTCACCGAGAATTCGCCGAGTTTATGGCCTACCATATCCTCGGTTACGAATACCTTATGAAACATCCTTCCGTTGTGAACCAGGAACGTAAATCCCACAAACTCCGGAATTATGGTGCTTCGCCTTGACCATGTCTTTATCGGATTCTTTGATCCGCTATCAAGCTGGTTAGCTACCTTTTTTAGTAGTTTCTCATCTACAAATGGGCCTTTTTTAAGCGATCTTCCCATGTATAAAGTCCTGTCGGTTGAATTACAATACTAACTGTTGACCACGATTATTCTTACGACGCCGTATTATTCGCCTGCTGCTCGCCTTGCGTTTACTACGTGTCTTTCCGCCCTTAGCCGGCACACCGGTTGGAGAACAGGGGTGACGTCCGCCGTTACTGCGGCCCTCACCACCGCCCATCGGGTGGGCTACGGGGTTCATCGCCTTGCCGCGTACGTGCGGACGACGGCCCATGTGGCGTTTGCGGCCGGCCTTGCCGATGCTGACATTCTGATAATCAGAATTGCCGAGCTGGCCTATCGTGGCACGGCACTCAACGCGTATCATACGCATTTCGCCGCTGGGCATGATTAGTGTCGCCCAGCCGCCCTCACGGGCAAGCAAACGGGCACAACCTCCGGCTGAGCGGGCCAACTTGCCCCCCTGGCCGGGATTCATTTCTATATTGTGAACCTCTACTCCGAGAGGGATTGAGGCCAAAGGCATTGCGTTGCCAACAACAGGCTCTACCTTGCTGCCGCTGACTATCTTTGAGCCTATTCCAAGTCCCTCAGGGGCAAGGATATAACGCTTCTCACCGTCGCCGTACTCTACAAGAGAGATAAAGCAGTTGCGGTTTGGATCGTATTCTATCGTCTTGACTGTCGCGGAACTGTCATCCTTGTCACGCCTGAAGTCTATTACGCGATAGATCTTTCTCGCTCCGCCGCCGCGAAAACGCACCGTTGTTTTACCGTGGTGGTTTCTGCCGCCGGTCTTTTTGATACGTTTACAAAGTGTCTTTTCGGGTGTATCGGTTGTCAGAATCGACCTGTAATCAATTACTGAGCTGTTTCTCCGACCCGGACTCGTTGGTTTGTATATCTTAATAGCCATCTTAAATTCGCCTGCAAATTAGTATAGATCTATACGATGATTCTCACTGAGAACGACAACTGCTTTTTTCCACATATCCGTCCTGCCGAAGTTACGTCCGCGGCGGCGGGGTTTGCCTTTGTAGTTCATGGTTCGAACGTCGATAACCTTTACATCATAAAGTTTTTCAACCGCGTTCTTGATCTGTATCTTATTAGCCTTGGTGTTTACCTTAAAAGCATAAGCATTGCGTGTATTGGCAAAATGCATACTCTGTTCGGTTATTACCGGCCTTACTATTATATTGCTGTTATCCACTTTAGTACCTTACTTTCGTGTTTACCTTAGTGTTATGCTGACTGCCTGGCGGCAAGCAGTTTCTCAAAGGCCTCTTTGGTAATGACCAGTTTCTGCTTGTTAAGAACATCGCCGGCATTCAGGTCTGAAACAACTGACACGTCAACCTTATATATATTTCTCGCTGAGAGATAAACGTTTTTGTCGTTTTCCTTGACTGTCAGCAGACAGCCGCGGTTCACGTCGAGATTCTTCAGGATAGAAGCCATCTCTTTTGTCTTTGGAGCGTCAAAAGAGAGCTCATCGACAACTACTACACTCTGGCTGCTCATTTTTGCCAGAAGTGCCGAATCAAGAGCCAGACGCCTCATCTTCCTGTTCATGTCCTTGCCGAAATCGCGGGCACGCTTGGCAAACGCCACACCGCCGCCGACACGCTTGTGGGTGCGGCTTGCACCGACACGTGCGTTACCGGTACCCTTCTGCCGGAACAGCTTGCGGGTAGAACCGGCGACCATGCCGCGGCTTTTAGTAGCGGCGGTGCCGACACGCTTGTTCGCATGATACATTACAAGAGCCTGCTTGAGAAGAGCGTGGCGTACCTCGCCGCCGAAGAGCGACTCATCGACCTGGATCTTCTCGATCTCTTTACCTTCTTTATTATATACTGCTACGTCTATCATTTTGCAAAATCCGTGCTAAATATATTTACTTCTTGCTCGCCTTGACGATTACATATCCGCCTGACGGGCCTGCCACGGCACCCTTGACAACGATAAGATTCTTTTCGTTATCAACTGAGATCACCTCGTGGTTTTTGGTGGTAACACGTGTGTTACCCATGTGCCCGCCCATGCGTTTACCTTTTTTGACGTTACCGCCGTGACCGGCATCACTGGCATGACTGGCGATAGAACCCGGGGCACGGTGCTTACGTTCGGTACCGTGTGTAGCGGGAAAACCGCCGAATCCGTGCCGTTTCATTACACCGGCAAAACCGCGGCCCTTGCTCGTGCCGACAACATCAACTGAACTTATATCAGAAAAAACATCAACGCCGATCTCGTCGCCGAGTTCAACATTGATGTCACTGTCTGAATTTACGCGCATCTCGCGCACAAAACGTTTAGGATTGGTACTTGCTTTTTCAGCATGGCCGATAGCCGGCTTTTTCTGGCGGGATGATTTAATATCGTCATACCCAAGCTGAACAGCACTGTAACCATCTGTATCTTCTGTCTTTATCTGAGTAACAACACAAGGGCCGGCCTGTATCACCGTTACCGGCTTGATACGACCTTCGTCATATACCTGTGTCATTCCAATTTTTTTTCCAAGCAGCATTGCCATTTTTATGTCCTTCTTATTCACTTAAAGCTTCAAAGCAGGGTT
Proteins encoded:
- the rplV gene encoding 50S ribosomal protein L22, whose product is MLNGIKLKEYARTNGVSSQELAEMVRIGGRTEKQALAAVKNWQNCLYKPMPTSEDIEALARGLHVSVNAISQWSSRHKYAPTSPTKARLVARLIAGRTAQDALDTLKFTPKRSAEMVRKVLETAISNADEQEADVERLYVSEARIDGAGRRIGTKGWIAKDRGRAHPIRKQASHIIVTVAEN
- the rpsS gene encoding 30S ribosomal protein S19, which translates into the protein MGRSLKKGPFVDEKLLKKVANQLDSGSKNPIKTWSRRSTIIPEFVGFTFLVHNGRMFHKVFVTEDMVGHKLGEFSVTRTFKGHSGSK
- the rplB gene encoding 50S ribosomal protein L2 — its product is MAIKIYKPTSPGRRNSSVIDYRSILTTDTPEKTLCKRIKKTGGRNHHGKTTVRFRGGGARKIYRVIDFRRDKDDSSATVKTIEYDPNRNCFISLVEYGDGEKRYILAPEGLGIGSKIVSGSKVEPVVGNAMPLASIPLGVEVHNIEMNPGQGGKLARSAGGCARLLAREGGWATLIMPSGEMRMIRVECRATIGQLGNSDYQNVSIGKAGRKRHMGRRPHVRGKAMNPVAHPMGGGEGRSNGGRHPCSPTGVPAKGGKTRSKRKASSRRIIRRRKNNRGQQLVL
- the rplW gene encoding 50S ribosomal protein L23, yielding MDNSNIIVRPVITEQSMHFANTRNAYAFKVNTKANKIQIKNAVEKLYDVKVIDVRTMNYKGKPRRRGRNFGRTDMWKKAVVVLSENHRIDLY
- the rplD gene encoding 50S ribosomal protein L4; the encoded protein is MIDVAVYNKEGKEIEKIQVDESLFGGEVRHALLKQALVMYHANKRVGTAATKSRGMVAGSTRKLFRQKGTGNARVGASRTHKRVGGGVAFAKRARDFGKDMNRKMRRLALDSALLAKMSSQSVVVVDELSFDAPKTKEMASILKNLDVNRGCLLTVKENDKNVYLSARNIYKVDVSVVSDLNAGDVLNKQKLVITKEAFEKLLAARQSA
- the rplC gene encoding 50S ribosomal protein L3, translating into MAMLLGKKIGMTQVYDEGRIKPVTVIQAGPCVVTQIKTEDTDGYSAVQLGYDDIKSSRQKKPAIGHAEKASTNPKRFVREMRVNSDSDINVELGDEIGVDVFSDISSVDVVGTSKGRGFAGVMKRHGFGGFPATHGTERKHRAPGSIASHASDAGHGGNVKKGKRMGGHMGNTRVTTKNHEVISVDNEKNLIVVKGAVAGPSGGYVIVKASKK